From Dasypus novemcinctus isolate mDasNov1 chromosome 19, mDasNov1.1.hap2, whole genome shotgun sequence, a single genomic window includes:
- the PIK3IP1 gene encoding phosphoinositide-3-kinase-interacting protein 1 gives MTEARMLWAWAQTVLISNMLLAEAYGSAGCFWDNGHLYRSDQPSPAPGLLCLNWLDAQSGLVSAPGAGAGNHTYCRNPDRDPRGPWCYVRGEAGAPEKRPCEDLRCPEIPSQALPSSKTETEEEKAAEVPGKDEEQVFPPANALPARSEAAAVQPVVGISQRVRMNSKEKKDLGTLGYVLGITMMVVIIAIGAGIILGYTYKRGKDLKEQHEQKACEREMQRITLPLSAFTNPTCEIVDENTIVVHTNQTPVDLQEGSAPLMGQAGTPGA, from the exons ATGACCGAGGCTAGGATGCTTTGGGCCTGGGCACAAACGGTCCTCATCAGCAACATGCTCCTAGCAGAAGCCTATGGATCCGCAG GCTGCTTCTGGGACAACGGCCACCTGTACCGGTCGGACCAGCCCTCGCCCGCGCCGGGGCTTCTCTGCCTCAACTGGCTGGACGCGCAGAGCGGCCTGGTGTCGGCCCCCGGGGCGG GTGCGGGCAACCACACCTACTGCCGGAACCCGGACCGGGACCCTCGCGGGCCCTGGTGCTACGTCAGGGGCGAGGCAGGCGCCCCCGAGAAGCGGCCCTGCGAGGACCTGCGCTGCCCAG AGATTCCTTCCCAGGCCCTGCCATCCTCAAAAACAGAAACGGAGGAGGAGAAGGCAGCTGAAGTGCCAGGCAAAGATGAGGAGCAGGTGTTCCCTCCTGCCAATGCCCTCCCTGCCCGGAGTGAGGCAGCAGCTGTGCAGCCAGTGGTTGGGATCAGCCAGCGAGTGCGGATGAACTCCAAGGAGAAGAAGGACCTGGGGACCCTGG GCTACGTGCTGGGCATCACCATGATGGTCGTCATCATTGCCATTGGAGCCGGCATCATCTTGGGCTACACCTATAAGAG GGGGAAGGACTTGAAAGAGCAGCATGAGCAGAAGGCATGTGAGAGGGAGATGCAGCGAATCACTCTGCCCTTGTCTGCATTCACCAACCCCACCTGTGAGATTGTGGATGAGAACACCATCGTGGTCCATACCAACCAGACTCCAGTCGACCTTCAGGAGGGCAGTGCCCCCCTCATGGGCCAGGCTGGCACTCCTGGGGCCTGA